A stretch of the Medicago truncatula cultivar Jemalong A17 chromosome 5, MtrunA17r5.0-ANR, whole genome shotgun sequence genome encodes the following:
- the LOC112422086 gene encoding uncharacterized protein, protein MVLAVIGGEEKFMIIVKDTWRWLLEHFAGYTVRSAYHLLTAQDSPQVEGAKALVWHKHVSLKVSIFAWRLLQNRLPTRMNLVRRDILSDTAAGCLLGCCANKTYQHLFISCDFYGILWQKVRSWLGVSGPNPFTVSDHFFQFTHLAGGVRARRSFMHLVWLLCTWIIWNDRNQRLFNNLGSSIDQLLDKVKRYSLWWLKASNVIFVYGFQLWWSNPMACLGID, encoded by the exons ATGGTGTTGGCAGTTATTGGTGGAGAAGAGAAGTTTATG ATTATTGTGAAAGATACTTGGAGATGGCTGCTGGAGCACTTTGCAGGTTATACAGTTCGTAGTGCCTATCACCTTCTAACTGCTCAGGACAGCCCTCAGGTGGAAGGTGCAAAGGCTCTAGTTTGGCATAAACATGTTTCACTCAAAGTCTCAATTTTTGCATGGAGGTTGTTACAAAATCGGTTGCCTACAAGGATGAACTTAGTGCGTCGCGATATTCTTTCTGACACCGCAGCTGGTTGTTTGTTAGGGTGTTGTGCCAACAAGACTTATCAGCATTTATTCATTTCTTGCGATTTTTATGGCATTCTGTGGCAGAAGGTACGGTCTTGGCTTGGTGTCTCAGGTCCAAACCCTTTTACTGTTTCAGATCACTTCTTTCAGTTTACTCATTTAGCAGGTGGCGTGCGAGCAAGGCGCTCTTTTATGCATCTTGTTTGGTTGCTTTGTACGTGGATCATTTGGAATGACCGTAATCAAAGGTTGTTCAACAATTTAGGTAGTTCCATTGATCAATTGTTGGATAAAGTAAAGCGGTACTCACTTTGGTGGCTAAAAGCTAGTAATGTCATTTTTGTCTATGGTTTTCAATTGTGGTGGTCAAATCCTATGGCTTGTTTGggaattgattaa